In one window of Vicia villosa cultivar HV-30 ecotype Madison, WI unplaced genomic scaffold, Vvil1.0 ctg.002321F_1_1, whole genome shotgun sequence DNA:
- the LOC131638481 gene encoding dof zinc finger protein DOF3.5-like, with product MESGWKATTEISPNCPRCGSSNTKFCYYNNYSLTQPRYFCKGCRRYWTKGGSLRNVPVGGGCRKNRRGNNNNNKTLLKQHSHDPVLRTNNVSSSTSSTLVAEYHKPNIDLALVYANFLNQKPGSQKISFDPSLENSRLLSNVEVGSSSLNLSELEHGFKGCLNLQEQLLVPSTSTVVTHFGEFELESMQTLRKDRVHDDGSVNFELPPLPGEEDSSSHDDHVMWSNSEMMMNLPFQVTQPPPPPSPLGLDQIHHADLLVGNWSPFDFPRDASFSRPC from the coding sequence ATGGAGAGTGGTTGGAAAGCTACAACTGAGATATCACCAAACTGTCCAAGATGTGGTTCCTCCAACACAAAATTCTGCTACTACAACAACTACAGCTTAACTCAACCAAGATACTTTTGCAAAGGATGCAGAAGATATTGGACAAAAGGTGGATCCCTCAGAAACGTCCCTGTTGGTGGTGGCTGCAGAAAAAACAGAAGaggtaacaacaacaataacaaaaccTTGTTAAAACAACATTCTCATGATCCTGTTTTAAGGACTAATAATGTTTCATCTTCTACTTCCTCTACATTGGTTGCTGAATATCATAAACCCAATATTGATCTTGCTTTAGTTTACGCAAATTTCCTTAATCAAAAGCCTGGTTCTCAAAAAATCAGTTTCGACCCTTCTTTAGAGAATTCGAGGTTGTTATCGAATGTTGAAGTTGGTTCTAGTAGTTTGAATTTGTCGGAACTAGAACATGGTTTCAAAGGGTGTTTGAATCTTCAAGAACAGTTACTAGTACCATCCACGTCCACAGTGGTAACACATTTTGGTGAGTTCGAACTCGAATCTATGCAGACGCTTCGAAAAGATAGAGTTCATGATGATGGTAGTGTGAACTTTGAGCTACCACCTTTGCCTGGTGAAGAGGATTCATCATCACATGATGATCATGTGATGTGGTCCAATTCTGAAATGATGATGAACCTTCCATTTCAAGTCACTCAACCTCCACCACCACCATCACCACTTGGTCTTGATCAAATTCATCATGCAGATTTGTTAGTTGGTAATTGGAGCCCTTTTGATTTTCCTAGGGATGCTTCTTTTTCTAGACcttgttaa